One window of Phoenix dactylifera cultivar Barhee BC4 chromosome 5, palm_55x_up_171113_PBpolish2nd_filt_p, whole genome shotgun sequence genomic DNA carries:
- the LOC103707701 gene encoding short-chain dehydrogenase TIC 32 B, chloroplastic, with product MLETVKYLMGSAGASGFGSKSTAEEVTEASPDLSSMTAIITGATSGIGAETARVLAKRGARLVLPARNLKAAEETKARIAADFPGSQIIVLPLDLSSLSSVRSFASRFLSLGLPLHLLINNAGKFSHDHAISEDGIEMTFATNYLGHFLLTKLLLNRMVETARETGIQGRIVNVSSSIHGWFSGDGIRYLDLITRKKIPYDATRAYALSKLANVLHTKELAERLKEMDADVTVNCVHPGIVRTRLTRDREGFVTDLAFFLASKLLKTIPQAAATTCYVATHPRMAGVSGKYFADCNEVSPSSLGTNRHEAARLRRVSEAMAAERLQRTGFRPDPLPPSRTDEM from the exons ATGCTGGAGACGGTGAAGTACCTGATGGGCTCGGCCGGCGCGAGCGGGTTCGGATCCAAATCGACGGCGGAGGAGGTCACCGAAGCCTCCCCCGACCTCAGCTCCATGACCGCCATCATCACCG gGGCGACGTCGGGGATCGGGGCCGAGACGGCGCGGGTGCTGGCGAAGCGCGGGGCGAGACTGGTCCTCCCCGCCCGGAACCTCAAGGCGGCGGAGGAGACCAAGGCCCGGATCGCCGCCGACTTCCCCGGATCCCAAATCATCGTCCTGCCCCTCGACCTCAGCTCCCTCTCCTCCGTCCGTTCTTTCGCCTCCCGTTTCCTCTCCCTCGGTCTTCCCCTCCACCTCCTCAT AAATAATGCGGGCAAATTTTCCCATGATCACGCTATATCGGAGGACGGGATCGAGATGACCTTCGCCACCAACTACTTGG GTCACTTCCTGTTGACGAAGCTGCTGCTAAATAGGATGGTGGAGACGGCGAGGGAGACGGGAATCCAAGGCCGCATCGTGAACGTTTCCTCGAGCATCCACGGCTGGTTCTCCGGCGACGGGATCCGTTATCTCGATCTCATCACCCGCAAGAAAAT ACCGTACGATGCTACGCGAGCCTACGCTCTATCGAAGCTCGCCAACGTGCTCCACACCAAGGAGCTCGCCGAGCGGCTCAAG GAGATGGACGCGGACGTGACCGTGAACTGCGTCCATCCAGGCATCGTGCGCACCAGGCTCACCCGAGATCGCGAGGGCTTCGTCACAG ATCTGGCCTTCTTCCTGGCGTCCAAGCTCCTCAAGACGATTCCTCAG GCGGCAGCGACGACGTGCTACGTGGCGACGCATCCGAGAATGGCGGGCGTATCGGGGAAGTACTTCGCGGACTGCAACGAGGTGTCGCCATCGTCGCTGGGCACCAACCGGCACGAGGCCGCGCGGCTGCGGCGCGTCTCAGAGGCCATGGCCGCCGAGAGGCTGCAACGAACCGGGTTCCGACCGGATCCGCTCCCCCCGAGCCGGACGGACGAGATGTGA